A DNA window from Salvelinus fontinalis isolate EN_2023a chromosome 28, ASM2944872v1, whole genome shotgun sequence contains the following coding sequences:
- the smyd1b gene encoding histone-lysine N-methyltransferase SMYD1b isoform X1, whose product MDNIEVFDSPGKGRGLRATKELLSGDVLFSEPPFAAVVFDSLADKICHSCFRRQDKLQRCGQCKFAQYCDKTCQSAGWKEHKLECGAIKAFGAIGDNFGKAPNENIRLAARIMWRLDKEGSVMSDMQMTSLDDLENHISDMPEDDLKELKVDIHNFLDYWPRNSKQHRVDDISHIFGVINCNGFTVSDQRGLNAVGVGLFPNLCLVNHDCWPNCTVILNHGNQSAVNTVYHSQMRIELRALGKIEPGEEVTVSYVDFLNVTEDRQRQLKMHYFFDCTCEHCKGHIKDDLKMGGKEVDGVKVPEEQVKEVTEYSLQMLQKMDKARLEGNYHEVIKICRECMEKQEPVLADTHIYQLRMWSTASEVSAYLQFIDEAADYARKMVDGYNKLYHPCNAHLGMATMRAGVTHWQAGKIEVGHGMICKAYAILQRTHGPTHPITKDLEAMRMQTEMELRMFRENEYIYKSMREAALKNQPMSMMNEPMAESVKNLFRRQKK is encoded by the exons ATGGACAACATTGAGGTGTTTGACTCACCCGGAAAGGGGAGGGGCCTTAGAGCCACTAAGGAGTTGCTTTCCGGAGACGTTCTTTTCTCAGAACCCCCTTTTGCTGCAGTTGTGTTTGACAG TCTTGCAGACAAGATCTGCCACAGCTGTTTCCGCAGACAGGACAAGCTGCAGCGCTGTGGCCAGTGTAAGTTCGCCCAGTACTGTGACAAGACATGCCAGAGCGCTGGCTGGAAGGAACACAAGCTGGAGTGTGGAGCCATCAAGGCTTTCGGGGCCATCGGGGACAACTTCGGCAAGGCACCCAATGAGAACATCCG TTTGGCCGCCCGCATCATGTGGCGCCTCGATAAAGAGGGCAGTGTCATGTCAGACATGCAGATGACCTCATTGGACGATCTGGAGAACCACATCAGTGACATGCCTGAGGATGATCTGAAGGAGCTGAAGGTGGACATCCACAACTTCTTGGACTACTGGCCACGCAACAGCAAGCAACACCGTGTAGACGACATCTCGCACATCTTTGGAGTG ATCAACTGTAATGGCTTCACAGTGAGTGACCAGAGAGGTCTAAATGCCGTGGGAGTGGGTCTGTTCCCTAACCTGTGTCTGGTCAACCATGACTGCTGGCCTAACTGCACTGTCATCCTCAACCATGGCAA TCAGTCGGCTGTGAATACTGTGTATCACTCTCAGATGAG gATTGAGCTGCGTGCCCTGGGCAAGATCGAGCCGGGTGAGGAGGTGACAGTGTCCTACGTGGATTTCCTGAACGtgactgaggacagacagagacagctgaAAATGCATTACTTCTTTGACTGTACCTGTGAACACTGTAAAGGTCACATCAAAGACGACCTCAAGATGGGAGGCAAGGAGGTGGACGGGGTCAAG GTACCAGAGGAGCAGGTGAAGGAGGTAACAGAGTACAGTCTGCAGATGCTGCAGAAGATGGATAAGGCTCGCTTGGAGGGGAACTACCATGAG GTTATTAAGATATGCAGGGAGTGTATGGAGAAACAGGAGCCAGTGTTGGCTGATACACACATCTACCAGCTAAGGATGTGGAGCACAGCCAGCGAGGTGTCAGCCTACCTGCAGTTTATTGACGAGGCCGCTGACTATGCACGCAAAATGGTGGACGGATACAA CAAGCTATACCATCCATGCAACGCCCACCTGGGGATGGCAACCATGAGGGCAGGAGTGACCCACTGGCAGGCAGGGAAGATAGAGGTGGGACACGGCATGATCTGTAAGGCCTATGCCATCCTGCAGAGAACACACGGACCCACACATCCCATCACCAAAGACCTTGAG gCTATGCGTATGCAGACAGAAATG
- the smyd1b gene encoding histone-lysine N-methyltransferase SMYD1b isoform X2 gives MDNIEVFDSPGKGRGLRATKELLSGDVLFSEPPFAAVVFDSLADKICHSCFRRQDKLQRCGQCKFAQYCDKTCQSAGWKEHKLECGAIKAFGAIGDNFGKAPNENIRLAARIMWRLDKEGSVMSDMQMTSLDDLENHISDMPEDDLKELKVDIHNFLDYWPRNSKQHRVDDISHIFGVINCNGFTVSDQRGLNAVGVGLFPNLCLVNHDCWPNCTVILNHGKIELRALGKIEPGEEVTVSYVDFLNVTEDRQRQLKMHYFFDCTCEHCKGHIKDDLKMGGKEVDGVKVPEEQVKEVTEYSLQMLQKMDKARLEGNYHEVIKICRECMEKQEPVLADTHIYQLRMWSTASEVSAYLQFIDEAADYARKMVDGYNKLYHPCNAHLGMATMRAGVTHWQAGKIEVGHGMICKAYAILQRTHGPTHPITKDLEAMRMQTEMELRMFRENEYIYKSMREAALKNQPMSMMNEPMAESVKNLFRRQKK, from the exons ATGGACAACATTGAGGTGTTTGACTCACCCGGAAAGGGGAGGGGCCTTAGAGCCACTAAGGAGTTGCTTTCCGGAGACGTTCTTTTCTCAGAACCCCCTTTTGCTGCAGTTGTGTTTGACAG TCTTGCAGACAAGATCTGCCACAGCTGTTTCCGCAGACAGGACAAGCTGCAGCGCTGTGGCCAGTGTAAGTTCGCCCAGTACTGTGACAAGACATGCCAGAGCGCTGGCTGGAAGGAACACAAGCTGGAGTGTGGAGCCATCAAGGCTTTCGGGGCCATCGGGGACAACTTCGGCAAGGCACCCAATGAGAACATCCG TTTGGCCGCCCGCATCATGTGGCGCCTCGATAAAGAGGGCAGTGTCATGTCAGACATGCAGATGACCTCATTGGACGATCTGGAGAACCACATCAGTGACATGCCTGAGGATGATCTGAAGGAGCTGAAGGTGGACATCCACAACTTCTTGGACTACTGGCCACGCAACAGCAAGCAACACCGTGTAGACGACATCTCGCACATCTTTGGAGTG ATCAACTGTAATGGCTTCACAGTGAGTGACCAGAGAGGTCTAAATGCCGTGGGAGTGGGTCTGTTCCCTAACCTGTGTCTGGTCAACCATGACTGCTGGCCTAACTGCACTGTCATCCTCAACCATGGCAA gATTGAGCTGCGTGCCCTGGGCAAGATCGAGCCGGGTGAGGAGGTGACAGTGTCCTACGTGGATTTCCTGAACGtgactgaggacagacagagacagctgaAAATGCATTACTTCTTTGACTGTACCTGTGAACACTGTAAAGGTCACATCAAAGACGACCTCAAGATGGGAGGCAAGGAGGTGGACGGGGTCAAG GTACCAGAGGAGCAGGTGAAGGAGGTAACAGAGTACAGTCTGCAGATGCTGCAGAAGATGGATAAGGCTCGCTTGGAGGGGAACTACCATGAG GTTATTAAGATATGCAGGGAGTGTATGGAGAAACAGGAGCCAGTGTTGGCTGATACACACATCTACCAGCTAAGGATGTGGAGCACAGCCAGCGAGGTGTCAGCCTACCTGCAGTTTATTGACGAGGCCGCTGACTATGCACGCAAAATGGTGGACGGATACAA CAAGCTATACCATCCATGCAACGCCCACCTGGGGATGGCAACCATGAGGGCAGGAGTGACCCACTGGCAGGCAGGGAAGATAGAGGTGGGACACGGCATGATCTGTAAGGCCTATGCCATCCTGCAGAGAACACACGGACCCACACATCCCATCACCAAAGACCTTGAG gCTATGCGTATGCAGACAGAAATG